In a genomic window of Acropora muricata isolate sample 2 chromosome 2, ASM3666990v1, whole genome shotgun sequence:
- the LOC136898325 gene encoding melanocyte-stimulating hormone receptor-like: MANSTLDQLKYSSSTCFHLPEPSFHLVSERFSINLATAIVNTISSPFAVASNLLIIVSIFSNMHLRTPSNLFVACLALSDVLVGLLVQPGYVTFRLMENQARSVPCFVRVTYSNSFYICCGVSFMTLTAITYERLVAVRLRTNYNGTFSSRRVLKYVVVIWAFNILLTCLQWAGISKIVKGIHLLVWFFCLLVSLITSLRILVFLRRYNRQVESVNVVSENIQRKRTIQQTRTISVIVGVYFLLNFPVLFVTFYHQILEQDIKTYNHYSWAETVAFLNSCTNPLVCFWKFRRIRQSVKSTLKKLCCIHTN; the protein is encoded by the coding sequence ATGGCCAACAGTACTTTGGATCAACTCAAGTAttcctcatcaacttgttttCATCTTCCTGAGCCATCTTTTCATCTTGTTTCGGAACGTTTCTCAATCAATCTTGCCACAGCCATCGTGAATACTATTTCTTCGCCTTTTGCCGTCGCTTCAAATCTTCTGATTATTGTTAGCATTTTTAGCAACATGCATCTTCGCACACCATCAAATCTCTTTGTAGCTTGCCTGGCGCTTTCTGATGTGCTAGTTGGCCTTCTAGTTCAGCCAGGGTATGTTACCTTCAGGCTCATGGAGAACCAGGCTCGTTCCGTGCCATGTTTTGTTAGAGTAACCTACTCGAATTCGTTTTACATATGCTGCGGAGTTTCCTTCATGACTTTGACAGCTATTACGTATGAGCGACTTGTAGCAGTTCGATTACGCACAAATTACAATGGTACTTTTTCCTCTCGAAGAGTTCTTAAGTACGTGGTGGTTATCTGGGCTTTTAATATACTCTTGACCTGCCTACAATGGGCAGGAATAAGTAAAATCGTCAAAGGAATACATCTACTGGTCTGGTTCTTCTGTCTCCTTGTTTCTCTTATAACAAGTCTCAGAATCCTTGTATTTTTGCGTCGCTACAATCGTCAAGTGGAATCAGTAAACGTCGTTTCAGAAAATATCCAGCGCAAGAGAACAATCCaacaaacaagaacaataagCGTTATTGTTGGCGTTTATTTTCTTCTAAACtttcctgttttgtttgtgACATTTTATCACCAGATTTTAGAACAGGACATCAAAACTTATAACCACTATAGTTGGGCGGAGACTGTTGCTTTCCTCAATTCGTGTACAAATCCACTTGTTTGTTTCTGGAAATTCCGACGTATCCGCCAAAGTGTTAAATCGACGCTGAAAAAGTTGTGTTGTATTCACACCAACTGA